The following are encoded together in the Montipora capricornis isolate CH-2021 chromosome 5, ASM3666992v2, whole genome shotgun sequence genome:
- the LOC138049648 gene encoding uncharacterized protein produces the protein MSLHPYRDEELNHFKCLSLVLNEFPKALRQTFKTMWNTTIGHRPGFKLWDDSTAVRNLFLSEEGGKTKVPTHQSYNEWDCTALFQATIFAESFSMHHTTLSDLYVKPRAVPHGSFHGSVLSPVGDNAETFALAIDQLRRLRNTVCHSSRLEMDKATFDQNIQYANEAFKALGISTASIDAIGSLTASDFPTTEVRKLEEQVKKENQAYIKCLESRNADMEEIRDFLTAITQNVQILAADKEEVARLEQMIEDWKTEQRECNLAAEKVCTRVEEHITSAVEDLTAELRMKLEGNASKDDIIALENEIHELKKRQDERDREAEKTDIKPTVARSCLPSMVPNFTGRQSECQEIVDLVSSEDTRLVTIWGSPGFGKTSVAIAAGHQLQSRGFPVCFLSLRGLQTKGDMTSKIFSLVRQPTTSLSFENELIETLGSISDSFVLILDNVDDLLESGFPKVKEDVLQLFEEILTRNEKITLVVTTRESFEYMNLNFQGHRSIRIRPLDNTSSRALVHELVPNASPDDCARIAQICGCVPLAMRLMCSLVCEDDVQPSQCLIEFIESAKESIVDILDNPDYPDDKRLQFLYEKSFHRLSPAEKEAFVSLSVLPGCFTMDLASAVLNVTGLIKAKRMLQRLRRKSLLDSNSQYGTFTMHKLLQSFAKETGQQEMKEIIANAKCRIHAYFISRFNKLNDEFLQGHSMDAFVAFYEEKQLFIESLVDGCTDPRIAENVFKVLIKAEMFLDSLFSCSIESQNFNNIYDSAQKAANALGKAHYQSRLLASKAFGEIIWGAEGSAMQLLKKAYEIQLTSSLSVSDDERSKYKCYFGICELVMGEDESGIQCLQDALSLMRESGEQKILRLVVYQVMAVYYQFLNDPSTSTYYYNKARKECNSAEDKQLIVIPPLACKGKEPNNVKKLQINTCISGNWPMQFLVISHVRKAAKNFFDTDTKQFVINPALQTLNDLQINSKTPFYLFHFCAKVLALLGSTFTEEEIVESGFEESLARHLATLEQTQQSSPGPGGNVESTVTVHSQESNEPLANFYQDFGELHHHEKNYSSALQSAQRALHVLTNLFGEDHASTADSYHSIGVIQHWLGDFISALQSAQRALHVRKKLFGEDHASTADSYHSIGVIQHSLGDFISALKSAQRALHVRKKLFGDDHASTADSYHSLGVTQHSLGDFTSALQSKQRALDVRIKLFGEDHATTANSHDSLGVTQHSLGDFTSALQSKQRALNERIKLFGEDHATTAKSYHSLAVTQHSLGDFTAALQSDQQALDVRLKVLGEDHGSTAESYHSIGVTQHSLGDFTSAVQSKQRALDVRLKLFGEDHATTANSYHSLGVTQHSLGDFTSALQSKQRALDVRIKLFGEDHASTANSHDSLGVTQHSLADFTSALQSKQRALDVRIKLFGEDHATTANSYHSLGVTQHLLGDFTSALQSDQRALDVRIKLFGEDHAITADSYHSLGVTQHSLGDFTAALQSDQRALDVRIKLFGEDHVSTANSYDSLGVTQHSLADFTSALQSKQRALDVRIKLFGEDHASTANSYDSLGVTQHSLGDFMSALHSKQRALDVRIKLLGEDHATTANSYHSLGVTQHSFGDFTSALQSKQRALDVRIKLFGEDHATTANSYDSLGVTQHSLGDFTSSLQSKQRALDVRIKLFGEDHATTANSYHSLGVTQYLLGDFTSAVQSDQRALDVRIKMFGEDHAITADSYHSLGVTQHSLGDFTAALQSDKRALDVRIKVFGEDHARTADSYHSLGVTQHSLGDFTAALKSKQRALDVRIKLFGEDHATTANSHDSLGVTQHSLGDFTSALESKQRALDVRIKLFGEDHATTANSHDSLGVTQHSLGNFTSALHSKQRALDVRIKLLGQDHATTADSYHSLGVTQHSLGDFTAALQSDKRALDVRIKVFGEDHARTADSYHSLGVTQHSLGNFTSALHSKQRALDVRIKLLGVDHATTADSYHSLGVTQNSLGDFTAALKSKQRALDVRLKLFGEDHATTANSHDSLGVTQHSMGDFTSALESKQRALDVRIKLLGEDHATTANSHDSLGVTQHSLGNFTSALHSKKRALDVRIKLLGQDHATTADSYHSLGVTQHSLGDFTAALQSDQRALDVRIKVFGEDHARTADSYHSLGVTQHSLGNFTSALHSKQRALDVRIKLLGVDHATTADSYHSLGVTQHSLGDFTSALQSKQRSLDVRLKLFREDHATTANSYDSLGVTQHSLGDFTSALQSKQLALDVRIKLFGEDHATTARSYHSLGVTQHSLGYFKAALQSAQRALDVRKKLFGEDHVSTADSYHSIGVIQQSLGDFTSALQSNQRALDVRIKLFGEDHASTADSYHSLGMIQHLLGDFTSALQSNQRALDVRINMFGEDHASTADSYHSLGVTQHSLGGFTSALHSKQRALDVRINQFGEDHPITADSYLSLCATQHSLGDFTSGLWSAKRALHVRIKLFGIADTYRSLGVTQHSLILFLSLVFFFCGVFLSCAFYYYYF, from the exons ATGTCCTTGCACCCTTATCGTGACGAGGAGTTAAATCATTTCAAGTGTTTGTCTCTGGTTTTAAATGAATTCCCAAAGGCCTTACGTCAGACTTTTAAGACGATGTGGAACACCACCATTGGGCATCGCCCTGGCTTCAAGCTTTGGGATGACTCTACTGCTGTGAGAAATCTCTTTCTCTCTGAAGAGGGAGGGAAAACCAAAGTTCCTACCCACCAGTCATACAATGAATGGGATTGCACTGCCTTGTTCCAGGCTACTATCTTTGCAGAGTCCTTCAGTATGCATCACACAACACTGAGTGATTTGTATGTGAAGCCCCGAGCTGTTCCGCATGGAAGTTTCCATGGATCTGTGTTGAGCCCAGTAGGAGATAATGCCGAAACCTTTGCACTGGCCATTGATCAGCTTCGGCGTTTGAGGAATACGGTTTGTCATTCCTCTCGCTTGGAGATGGACAAAGCAACATTTGACCAGAACATTCAGTATGCTAATGAAGCGTTCAAAGCTCTGGGAATCTCAACTGCATCGATTGATGCCATTGGAAGTTTGACTGCATCTGACTTTCCAACAACAGAAGTCCGTAAGTTGGAAGAACAGGTAAAGAAAGAGAATCAAGCATACATAAAATGTTTAGAGAGCAGAAATGCAGATATGGAAGAGATTAGGGATTTCTTAACAGCCATAACACAGAACGTGCAGATCCTTGCTGCTGACAAAGAAGAGGTCGCCAGGTTGGAACAGATGATCGAAGACTGGAAAACAGAGCAAAGGGAATGCAATTTGGCAGCCGAAAAGGTTTGTACAAGGGTAGAGGAGCATATTACTTCAGCTGTGGAGGATTTGACAGCTGAATTGAGGATGAAACTAGAAGGGAATGCAAGCAAAGACGATATCATTGCGTTGGAGAACGAGATCCATGAGCTAAAAAAGAGGCAAGATGAAAGAGATAGAGAAGCGGAAAAAACAG ACATCAAGCCAACAGTCGCAAGATCTTGTCTTCCTTCAATGGTTCCAAACTTCACTGGCCGACAGAGTGAATGCCAAGAGATCGTGGATCTCGTGAGTTCCGAAGATACCCGACTTGTGACCATCTGGGGCTCACCCGGATTCGGAAAGACATCGGTTGCAATAGCGGCGGGGCACCAACTGCAGTCTCGAGGCTTTCctgtttgtttcctttcattACGAGGACTTCAGACAAAGGGAGATATGACATCAAAGATTTTCAGCCTCGTAAGGCAACCCACCACGAGTCTGTCCTTTGAAAATGAACTCATCGAGACCCTGGGTAGCATTTCAGATTCCTTCGTACTTATTCTGGATAATGTAGATGATCTACTAGAGAGTGGCTTCCCAAAAGTAAAAGAAGACGTCCTGCAACTATTTGAAGAAATTCTTACGCGAAATGAGAAGATAACTCTGGTGGTGACCACACGAGAGTCATTTGAATATATGAACTTGAATTTCCAAGGTCACAGATCAATAAGAATAAGACCACTGGATAATACCTCCTCTCGTGCTCTAGTTCATGAATTAGTGCCAAATGCTAGTCCTGACGACTGCGCAAGAATTGCCCAAATATGTGGGTGTGTGCCTCTTGCAATGAGATTAATGTGCTCTTTAGTTTGTGAAGATGATGTTCAACCAAGTCAGTGTTTGATTGAGTTCATTGAGTCCGCAAAAGAAAGCATCGTTGACATCTTAGACAATCCAGATTATCCAGATGATAAAAGATTGCAGTTCTTATATGAAAAGTCCTTCCACAGACTTTCTCCTGCagaaaaagaagcatttgtGTCTTTGTCTGTTCTTCCAGGATGTTTCACCATGGATCTCGCCTCAGCTGTACTGAATGTTACGGGGTTAATTAAGGCCAAGAGAATGTTGCAACGACTCCGAAGAAAATCCCTTCTCGATTCAAACTCCCAGTATGGAACATTCACAATGCATAAACTTCTTCAGTCATTTGCTAAAGAAACAGGACaacaagaaatgaaagaaataatagCAAATGCAAAGTGCCGTATACATGCGTATTTCATTTCTCGTTTCAACAAACTGAATGACGAGTTTCTACAGGGTCATTCTATGGATGCATTCGTTGCATTCTATGAGGAAAAACAGCTTTTTATAGAAAGCCTAGTAGACGGCTGCACAGATCCCAGGATAGCCgagaatgtttttaaagttttgatAAAAGCAGAAATGTTTCTGGATTCGTTGTTTTCGTGTTCCATTGAGTCGCAAAATTTCAATAATATCTACGATTCGGCCCAAAAGGCAGCCAATGCTCTTGGAAAGGCGCATTACCAGAGTCGTTTACTAGCTTCTAAAGCATTTGGTGAGATCATTTGGGGTGCAGAAGGAAGTGCAATGCAACTTCTGAAGAAGGCATATGAAATCCAGTTGACATCTTCATTATCAGTTTCTGATGATGAAAGGAGTAAGTACAAGTGTTATTTTGGCATCTGTGAGCTTGTTATGGGCGAGGATGAGAGCGGGATACAGTGCCTGCAAGACGCTCTTTCTTTAATGCGTGAAAGTGGAGAGCAGAAAATTTTAAGGCTGGTTGTTTACCAAGTCATGGCGGTCTATTATCAGTTCTTAAACGACCCATCTACCTCGACTTACTACTATAACAAAGCACGCAAGGAATGCAATTCTGCCGAAGACAAGCAACTCATTGTTATTCCACCTCTGGcatgcaaaggaaaagaacCAAACAATGTCAAAAAGCTTCAAATAAACACTTGTATCTCGGGTAATTGGCCAATGCAATTCCTAGTTATATCTCACGTCAGGAAAGCAGCAAAGAATTTCTTTGACACTGACACCAAGCAATTTGTAATCAACCCTGCCCTCCAAACATTAAATGACCTCCAGATAAATTCCAAAACCcctttttatttgtttcatttttgcgCTAAGGTTTTGGCACTTCTGGGGTCAACATTCACCGAAGAGGAAATTGTTGAATCAGGTTTTGAAGAATCACTCGCACGTCACCTAGCAACACTGGAGCAAACCCAACAGAGTTCTCCAGGCCCAGGAGGGAACGTTGAATCAACTGTGACCGTTCATTCTCAAGAGTCCAATGAGCCTCTCGCAAACTTCTACCAAGACTTCGGTGAATTGCACCACCACGAGAAGAACTACT cgtCTGCCCTTCAGTCTGCGCAAAGGgcattacatgtattaacaaatttgttcggagaagatcatgcaagcacagccgATAGTTACCATTCAATCGGGGTGATACAGCATTGGTTAG gtgactTTAtctctgctctccagtctgccCAAAGGGCACTTCATGTGCGGAAAAAACTGTTCGGAGAAGaccatgcaagcacagctgatagttaccattcaatCGGGGTGAtccagcattcgttaggtgattttatcTCTGCTCTCAAGTCTGCCCAAAGGGCACTTCATGTGCGGAAAAAACTGTTCGGAGatgatcatgcaagcacagctgatagttaccattcactcggggtcacacagcattcgttaggggATTTTActtctgctctgcagtcaaagcagcgggcattagatgtgcggataaaattgttcggagaagatcatgccaCCACAGCCAATAGTCacgattcactcggggtgacacagcattcgttaggcgattttacctctgctctgcagtcaaagcagcgggcattaAATGAACggataaaattgttcggagaagatcatgccaCCACAGCCAaaagttaccattcactcgcggtgacacagcattcgttaggtgattttaccgcTGCTCTGCAGTCTGATCAACAAGCACTTGATGTGCGCCTAAAAGTGTTAGGAGAAGATCATGGAAGCACAGCTGAAAGTTACCATTCaatcggggtgacacagcattcgttaggtgattttacttCTGCTGtgcagtcaaagcagcgggcattagatgtgcggttaaaattgttcggagaagatcatgccaCCACAGCCAATAgctaccattcactcggggtgacgcagcattcgttaggtgattttacgtctgctctgcagtcaaagcagcgggcattagatgtgcggataaaattgttcggagaagatcatgcaagtaCAGCCAATAGTCACGATTCACtgggggtgacacagcattcgttggctgattttacctctgctctgcagtcaaagcagcgggcattagatgtgcggataaaattgttcggagaagatcatgccaCCACAGCcaatagttaccattcactcggggttaCACAGCATTTGTTAGGAGATTTTACGTCCGCTCTGCAGTCTGATCAACGAGCACTTGATGTGCGGATAAAATTGTttggagaagatcatgcaatcACAGCTGATAGCTatcattcactcggggtgacacagcattcgttaggtgattttaccgcTGCTCTGCAGTCTGATCAACGAGCACTTGATGTGCGAATAAAA ctgttcggagaagatcatgtcaGCACAGCCAATAGTTacgattcactcggggtgacacagcattcttTAGccgattttacctctgctctgcagtcaaagcagcgggcattagatgtgcggataaagttgtttggagaagatcatgcaagcacagccaatagttacgattcactcggggtgacacagcattcgttaggcgATTTTATGTCTGCTCTGCACtcaaagcagcgggcattagatgtgcggataaaattgctcggagaagatcatgccaCCACAGCcaatagttaccattcactcggggtgacacagcattcctttggtgattttacttctgctctgcagtcaaagcagcgggcattagatgtgcggataaaattgttcggagaagatcatgccaCCACAGCTAATAGTTacgattcactcggggtgacacagcattcgttggGCGATTTTACTTCTTCTCTGCAGTCAAAacagcgggcattagatgtgcggataaaattgttcggagaagatcatgccaCCACAGCcaatagttaccattcactcggggttaCACAGTATTTGTTAGGGGATTTTACGTCCGCTGTGCAGTCTGATCAACGGGCACTTGATGTTCGGATAAAaatgttcggagaagatcatgcaatcacagctgatagttatcattcactcggggtgacacagcattcgttaggtgattttaccgcTGCTCTGCAGTCTGATAAACGAGCACTTGATGTGCGAATAaaagtgttcggagaagatcatgcaaggacggctgatagttaccattcactcggggtcactcagcattcgttaggtgattttaccgcTGCGCTGAagtcaaagcagcgggcattagatgttcggataaaattgttcggagaagatcatgccaCCACAGCAAATAGTCacgattcactcggggtgacacagcattcgttggGCGATTTTACGTCTGCTCTGGagtcaaagcagcgggcattagatgtgcggataaaattgttcggagaagatcatgccaCCACAGCCAATAGTCacgattcactcggggtgacacagcattcgttggGCAATTTTACTTCTGCTCTGCACtcaaagcagcgggcattagatgtgcggataaaattGCTCGGACAAGATCATGCCACCACAGCCGATAGTTatcattcactcggggtgacacagcattcgttaggtgattttaccgcTGCTCTGCAGTCTGATAAACGAGCACTTGATGTGCGAATAaaagtgttcggagaagatcatgcaaggacggctgatagttaccattcactcggggtgacacagcattcgttggGCAATTTTACTTCTGCTCTGCACtcaaagcagcgggcattagatgtgcggataaaattGCTCGGAGTAGATCATGCCACCACAGCcgatagttaccattcactcggggtgacacagaattcgttaggtgattttaccgcTGCGCTGAagtcaaagcagcgggcattagatgtgcggttaaaattgttcggagaagatcatgccaCCACAGCCAATAGTCacgattcactcggggtgacacagcattcgatGGGCGATTTTACGTCTGCTCTGGagtcaaagcagcgggcattagatgtgcggataaaattGTTGGGAGAAGATCATGCCACCACAGCCAATAGTCacgattcactcggggtgacacagcattcccTGGGCAATTTTACTTCTGCTCTGCACTCAAAGaagcgggcattagatgtgcggataaaattGCTCGGACAAGATCATGCCAccacagctgatagttatcattcactcggggtgacacagcattcgttaggtgattttaccgcTGCTCTGCAGTCTGATCAACGAGCACTTGATGTGCGAATAaaagtgttcggagaagatcatgcaaggacggctgatagttaccattcactcggggtgacacagcattcgttggGCAATTTTACTTCTGCTCTGCACtcaaagcagcgggcattagatgtgcggataaaattGCTCGGAGTAGATCATGCCACCACAGCcgatagttaccattcactcggggtgacacagcattcgttaggtgattttacctctgctctgcagtcaaagcagcggTCATTAGATGTGCGGTTAAAATTGTTCCGAGAAGATCATGCCACCACAGCCAATAGTTacgattcactcggggtgacacagcattcgttgggtgattttacctctgctctgcagtcaaagcagttggcattagatgtgcggataaaattgttcggagaagatcatgccaCCACAGCCAggagttaccattcactcggggtgacacagcattcgttaggttaTTTTAAGGCTGCTCTACAGTCTGCCCAaagggcattagatgtgcggaaaaagctgttcggagaagatcatgtaAGCACAGCTGACAGTTACCATTCAATCGGGGTGATCCAGCAATCGTTAG